Proteins from a single region of Geothrix sp. PMB-07:
- a CDS encoding alkaline phosphatase family protein, translated as MRYSALVPLLLTSALVAAPSPAKRPKLVVVISVDQFSAELMQTYGPELTGGLARLRKEGVFFTEAYHDHGFTETGPGHSVLLSGRFPANTGIVENRWIDRAAGRLVYCVEDPSATALHAPGQASSSSVRFLGEALGDWLQAQVPGSRVFSVSGKDRAAILMAGRKPTAAFWFTGAPGFTSSTAYGARLPEWLVQYDQDLSARLATNSWLWVKDPTTPEGRTAQWTFNGTTVRNGALPRLIQGAGMPQDKGFETRFRRSPFLDTVTLEAAEALLEGERLGHGPSTDLLAISFSATDYIGHNYGNMGTEMRDQMHRLDRTLGRLLDRLHQQHPDAWVVLCADHGGIDAPEALADQGFPARRLAIEPFMSAFQADLRTTFKIDHDLLLNTPEPNDLYLDEAVVKAANLDRGEVIRQALAWLKARPEVADAFTAEELKATDPAATGSPRDTSLRVLLRRSFHPERSGDILVAVKPYVVIGTPPADYLSNHGTPNGYDRRVPLIFWGPWKGGERREPVRTVDLAPTLARELGLKPGPVDGKALDLGQRK; from the coding sequence ATGCGGTACTCGGCGCTCGTCCCTCTGCTCCTAACTTCGGCCCTCGTGGCCGCGCCTTCACCCGCCAAGCGCCCCAAGCTGGTGGTGGTCATTTCCGTGGATCAATTTTCCGCGGAGCTCATGCAGACCTATGGCCCCGAACTGACGGGGGGGCTGGCCCGGCTGCGGAAAGAAGGTGTCTTCTTCACCGAGGCCTATCACGATCACGGCTTCACCGAGACCGGCCCAGGCCATTCCGTGCTGCTCTCAGGGCGTTTCCCCGCGAACACCGGCATCGTGGAAAACCGCTGGATCGATCGTGCCGCCGGGCGTCTCGTCTACTGTGTGGAAGACCCCTCGGCCACGGCGCTGCATGCGCCTGGCCAGGCCAGCTCCTCCAGCGTCCGCTTTCTCGGCGAGGCCTTGGGAGACTGGCTTCAGGCCCAGGTGCCAGGCAGCCGGGTCTTCTCTGTTTCGGGCAAGGACCGAGCGGCCATCCTGATGGCGGGGCGCAAGCCCACCGCGGCCTTCTGGTTCACCGGCGCCCCCGGCTTCACCAGCTCCACGGCCTACGGTGCAAGGCTGCCGGAGTGGCTGGTCCAGTACGATCAGGACCTTTCAGCTCGTCTCGCCACGAACAGCTGGCTGTGGGTGAAGGATCCCACCACACCCGAGGGCCGCACCGCCCAGTGGACCTTCAACGGCACCACCGTGCGCAACGGCGCCTTGCCCCGCCTCATTCAGGGAGCGGGCATGCCCCAGGACAAGGGCTTCGAGACCCGCTTCCGTCGCTCACCCTTCCTTGACACGGTCACCCTGGAAGCCGCCGAAGCCCTGCTCGAGGGTGAGCGCCTGGGGCATGGCCCCAGCACCGACCTGCTGGCCATCAGCTTCTCAGCCACGGATTACATCGGACACAACTACGGCAACATGGGCACCGAGATGCGCGACCAGATGCACCGTCTCGACCGCACCCTGGGCCGCCTCCTGGATCGCCTGCATCAGCAGCACCCCGACGCCTGGGTGGTGCTCTGTGCCGATCATGGCGGCATCGATGCCCCCGAGGCCCTGGCCGACCAGGGTTTTCCAGCCCGGCGTCTGGCCATCGAACCCTTCATGTCCGCCTTCCAGGCCGACCTGCGCACCACCTTCAAGATTGATCATGACCTGCTGCTGAACACGCCAGAGCCCAACGACCTGTACCTGGACGAGGCCGTGGTGAAGGCCGCGAACCTGGATCGCGGCGAGGTCATCCGGCAGGCTCTGGCTTGGCTGAAGGCCCGGCCCGAAGTGGCGGATGCCTTCACGGCCGAGGAATTGAAGGCCACCGATCCCGCGGCCACGGGCAGCCCCCGCGACACCAGCCTCCGGGTACTGCTGCGCCGCAGCTTCCACCCCGAGCGCAGCGGCGACATCCTGGTGGCTGTGAAGCCCTACGTGGTCATCGGCACCCCTCCCGCCGATTACCTCAGCAACCACGGCACCCCGAATGGCTACGACCGCCGTGTTCCCCTGATCTTCTGGGGGCCCTGGAAGGGCGGTGAACGCCGCGAACCCGTGCGCACCGTGGACCTGGCGCCCACTCTAGCCCGGGAGCTCGGGCTGAAGCCCGGTCCCGTGGATGGCAAGGCACTGGACCTGGGACAGCGGAAGTAG
- a CDS encoding TonB-dependent receptor — protein sequence MNRASIFPGRGGSVSLLTLLILGSPVIAAEAAGHDGTLRGRVETAGGRAVAGAAVSLKPGNTSTVTDRDGHFVARELPPGTYTVEVLYMGLEPYRIKVQIEAGRTETLNVKLQETPGMVVEVSDSRVTGEVEALNQAKNSMEIINVLPAEVIKSLPNANVADAIGRLPSVSLERDEGEGKYVQVRGLEPRFTSVSINGTRIPSAESGVRQIKLDGFPSDLLGSIELHKTVSADLEGDAIGGAVNLVTKNAPDGGMSSIGYEAGRNAQAGGRYNTQVEGTFAQRYLANNALGVVFGATYDRNGRTIEDIEPTPEIVTLPGGTSATVFTSNNEQLYRYDRKRFGAAGGLDYRLDDNSSIYLKAFYSKFKNFGDKWVTTVTAGDFLTPTTTDVNGSYKGTVGNRRPIEETYSITAGGKHDLGSAILDYSLSFSHASKDVVGQMQGSYSGPKAGFQVDSSNGNYPTLTPLGSVAFQNPALWVVSKFKTTDEASATRSTSFEANALFPYEGGLLKAGLKFRDEDKNSSSDDHGFAAAKGKPGLTLDRALDTYSDSGFYGGHYQLGPLGALYTIADFFRANPASFTRNPAADRIGNDQNTWDAKEKVAAVYVKNTSQVDSAQLEYGLRLERTSTTFTANKINLTTGGTWQSTEPVDGSRDYSNLLPSVSWRYEIDKDTILRAVYGWAIGRPDYGQLVPSLKVNTDVAIKEVDAGNPNLKATKGINYDIIFERYLPSVGILSAGVFYKDLSDPIYAGSSTKIVGGLYDGYKQVQPINGPKANIYGFEVAWKQHLGFLPGAWSGLGIDTNYTHTSSKATFDASTGRTGTAALQRTAPDTANFGITYDWSGFSFRLAATYNSAMIFTYNYQDGADGGLNGPNGDTYLYPHTQIDAQASYTFKNGLKVVLSGLNLNNEVFGFYNGSPQWNIQREFYSRTFSVGVKKTW from the coding sequence ATGAACCGCGCAAGCATCTTCCCCGGACGGGGAGGCTCTGTCTCCCTGTTGACGCTTTTGATCCTTGGCAGCCCTGTCATTGCGGCAGAAGCAGCTGGTCACGATGGCACGCTGCGCGGGAGGGTGGAAACTGCTGGAGGGCGCGCGGTCGCCGGTGCGGCGGTGTCCCTCAAGCCCGGCAACACGTCGACTGTGACGGACCGGGATGGGCATTTCGTGGCAAGGGAACTGCCTCCGGGCACCTACACCGTGGAAGTGCTCTACATGGGGTTGGAACCCTACCGGATCAAAGTGCAGATCGAGGCTGGTCGAACAGAGACCCTGAACGTCAAGCTGCAGGAGACTCCGGGCATGGTTGTGGAGGTGTCCGATTCCCGAGTGACAGGCGAAGTGGAGGCTCTGAACCAGGCCAAGAACTCGATGGAGATCATCAACGTTTTGCCGGCCGAAGTGATCAAGAGCCTTCCCAACGCCAATGTCGCCGATGCGATTGGCCGCCTGCCCAGCGTCTCGCTGGAGCGGGACGAGGGCGAAGGCAAGTACGTTCAGGTTCGTGGACTAGAGCCCCGCTTCACCAGCGTTTCCATCAATGGCACCCGTATCCCTTCCGCCGAATCCGGTGTGCGGCAGATCAAGCTGGATGGCTTTCCGTCAGACCTGCTGGGCAGCATCGAACTGCACAAGACGGTGTCGGCCGATCTGGAAGGCGATGCCATCGGCGGTGCGGTGAACTTGGTGACCAAGAACGCCCCCGATGGCGGGATGAGCAGCATCGGGTACGAAGCCGGACGCAATGCCCAAGCTGGGGGCCGGTACAACACCCAGGTGGAAGGGACCTTCGCCCAGCGCTACCTGGCCAACAACGCGTTGGGTGTGGTCTTTGGAGCGACTTACGACCGCAATGGCCGCACCATTGAAGACATCGAGCCCACGCCGGAAATCGTCACCCTGCCTGGCGGCACTTCTGCCACCGTGTTCACCTCCAACAACGAGCAGCTGTACCGCTACGACCGCAAGCGCTTTGGTGCAGCAGGCGGACTTGATTATCGCCTGGATGACAACTCTTCGATCTACCTCAAGGCTTTCTACTCCAAGTTCAAGAACTTCGGCGACAAGTGGGTGACCACGGTGACCGCCGGGGACTTCCTCACGCCCACCACCACGGATGTGAACGGCAGCTACAAAGGCACCGTGGGCAACCGCCGTCCCATCGAGGAAACCTACTCCATCACGGCTGGCGGGAAGCATGACCTGGGCAGCGCCATCCTGGACTACAGCCTCTCCTTTTCACATGCCTCGAAGGATGTGGTTGGCCAGATGCAGGGCAGCTACAGCGGGCCCAAGGCCGGGTTCCAGGTGGATTCCAGCAATGGCAACTACCCCACGCTGACGCCCCTGGGGAGCGTTGCCTTCCAGAATCCCGCTCTGTGGGTTGTCAGCAAATTCAAGACCACCGATGAGGCGAGCGCCACCCGTTCCACCTCTTTCGAAGCCAATGCCCTGTTTCCCTACGAGGGCGGCCTGCTCAAGGCGGGATTGAAATTCCGGGATGAAGATAAGAACAGTTCCAGTGATGACCATGGGTTTGCGGCGGCCAAGGGCAAGCCTGGCCTCACCCTCGACCGGGCGCTGGATACCTACTCGGATTCCGGTTTCTACGGCGGCCACTACCAGCTGGGGCCTTTGGGTGCGCTGTACACCATTGCGGATTTCTTCCGCGCCAACCCGGCCTCCTTCACCAGAAACCCCGCTGCTGACCGCATCGGCAACGACCAGAACACCTGGGACGCCAAGGAGAAAGTGGCCGCGGTCTACGTCAAGAACACCAGCCAGGTGGATTCTGCGCAGCTGGAGTACGGCCTGCGCCTTGAGCGCACCAGCACCACCTTCACCGCGAACAAGATCAACCTGACCACGGGTGGGACCTGGCAGTCCACTGAGCCTGTGGACGGATCCAGGGATTATTCCAACCTCTTGCCCAGCGTGTCCTGGCGGTACGAGATTGACAAGGACACCATCCTTCGGGCGGTCTACGGCTGGGCGATTGGGCGCCCCGACTACGGCCAGCTCGTGCCATCTCTCAAGGTCAACACCGATGTCGCCATCAAGGAAGTCGATGCGGGCAACCCGAACCTGAAGGCGACCAAGGGCATCAACTACGACATCATCTTCGAGCGTTACCTGCCCTCGGTTGGCATCCTCTCGGCGGGTGTGTTCTACAAGGACCTCAGCGATCCCATCTACGCAGGATCCTCCACTAAGATCGTGGGCGGTCTTTACGATGGTTACAAGCAGGTGCAGCCCATCAACGGCCCCAAGGCGAACATCTACGGCTTTGAGGTGGCCTGGAAACAGCATCTGGGCTTCCTGCCCGGGGCCTGGAGCGGGCTGGGCATCGACACGAACTACACCCACACCAGCTCCAAAGCGACCTTCGATGCGAGCACTGGTCGCACCGGCACCGCGGCCCTTCAGCGCACCGCCCCGGACACTGCTAATTTTGGCATCACCTACGATTGGAGTGGATTCTCCTTCCGTTTGGCCGCCACCTACAACTCCGCGATGATCTTCACGTACAACTATCAGGACGGCGCAGACGGCGGGTTGAACGGCCCCAACGGCGACACCTACCTCTACCCGCACACGCAGATCGATGCTCAGGCCAGCTACACCTTCAAGAACGGCCTCAAGGTGGTTCTCAGCGGCCTCAACCTCAACAACGAAGTGTTCGGGTTCTACAACGGCAGTCCCCAGTGGAACATCCAGCGCGAGTTCTACAGCCGCACCTTCTCGGTGGGCGTGAAGAAGACCTGGTAG
- a CDS encoding ACT domain-containing protein: MSQPLSDLNRLLRTLDPVLHEGVYVFVSVPDGSHWEGLAPLATFREDEGLTLVLKEAVAQTHRLPILFRAAWITLKVHSDLEAVGLTAAFSQALAKARISCNVMAGAHHDHLFVPVDEGPRALAVLRELQSGAQG; the protein is encoded by the coding sequence GTGAGCCAGCCCCTCTCGGATCTGAACCGCCTGCTCCGTACCTTGGATCCAGTGCTGCACGAAGGGGTCTATGTGTTCGTCTCCGTGCCGGATGGCTCCCATTGGGAAGGGCTCGCACCGCTGGCCACCTTCCGTGAGGATGAGGGCCTCACCCTGGTGCTGAAGGAGGCGGTGGCTCAGACCCACAGGTTGCCCATCCTCTTCCGGGCGGCCTGGATCACCCTGAAGGTCCACTCGGATCTTGAGGCCGTGGGCCTCACCGCGGCCTTCTCGCAGGCCCTCGCCAAGGCCCGCATCAGCTGCAATGTCATGGCCGGGGCTCATCACGACCACCTCTTCGTACCGGTGGACGAGGGCCCGCGCGCCCTGGCCGTGCTGAGGGAGCTGCAATCGGGGGCGCAGGGCTAG
- a CDS encoding phosphotransferase, whose translation MDVRLQRALDRWHLSEPRPLMGDAGARQYVRVAHPQVGTALVVLHPLDTAEKIDDSYFEFRALQAYLDPLLRVPTILQSHDEDRCLLVEDLGDTTLERRLVEHPEEEMDWAQKAGYLLATLAGPLTLGAPGHTFFMSRAFDQAKFEFEWDYCRQNFFEDFLQKEPPRWLDRMMEEVHASLETRARFFVHRDFHVRNLMVHGDRLVAIDFQDARRGAATYDLASLLYDAYWDWSREAGRALVEPLQHELGWSHDALAEELNLSALQRSLKALGTFGHQLVHKKKAHFASAVPRTLRHLRGHFQRMNHQDGVLTSEHLLRLAEDRLLKG comes from the coding sequence ATGGATGTTCGTCTGCAACGCGCCCTGGATCGCTGGCACCTGTCGGAGCCGAGGCCGCTCATGGGGGACGCCGGCGCACGTCAGTATGTGCGCGTGGCGCATCCGCAGGTGGGCACGGCCCTGGTGGTGCTGCACCCCCTGGACACAGCGGAGAAGATCGACGACAGCTATTTCGAGTTTCGCGCCCTGCAGGCCTATCTGGATCCGCTGCTGCGGGTGCCCACCATCCTGCAGAGCCATGATGAAGATCGCTGCTTGCTGGTGGAGGATCTCGGCGATACCACGCTGGAGCGGCGGCTGGTGGAGCATCCTGAAGAAGAGATGGATTGGGCTCAAAAGGCCGGATACCTTCTGGCCACTTTGGCAGGCCCCCTCACCCTGGGGGCGCCGGGCCACACCTTCTTTATGAGCCGGGCCTTCGATCAGGCCAAGTTCGAGTTCGAGTGGGACTACTGCCGTCAGAACTTCTTCGAGGATTTCCTCCAGAAGGAACCGCCGCGCTGGCTGGATCGCATGATGGAGGAGGTGCACGCCAGTCTGGAGACGCGCGCCCGGTTCTTCGTCCATCGCGATTTCCATGTGCGCAACCTCATGGTCCACGGTGACCGCCTGGTGGCCATCGATTTCCAGGATGCGCGGCGGGGCGCGGCCACTTACGATCTGGCCAGTCTGCTCTATGACGCCTATTGGGATTGGTCCCGGGAGGCGGGCCGCGCCCTCGTGGAGCCGCTGCAGCACGAACTGGGCTGGAGCCATGATGCCTTGGCAGAGGAGCTGAATCTCAGCGCCCTGCAGCGAAGCCTCAAGGCTCTGGGCACCTTCGGCCACCAGCTGGTGCACAAAAAAAAGGCGCACTTCGCTTCCGCGGTACCCCGTACCCTGCGCCACCTCCGCGGCCACTTCCAGCGCATGAACCACCAGGATGGCGTCCTGACCAGCGAGCACCTGCTGAGGCTCGCGGAGGACCGGTTGTTGAAGGGCTAA
- a CDS encoding CocE/NonD family hydrolase, producing the protein MLRSGFLPMATLTLTLVPGGLQAQAPSQPNEMPAAFKVATDSWDYLRREEMIPMRDGTRLRTIILIPKGAKEAPILLTRTPYNAAELTGHAHSAHLEPILQGYDNVADLIVEGGYIRVVQDIRGKYGSEGEYVMNRPLQGPLNPSAVDHSTDTYDTIDWLVKHLPESNGRVGILGISYDGFLPLMALVNPHPALKAAVPMNPMVDGWRGDDWFHNGAFRAQNLTYIYEQQATRGNDAKWWSSHYDDYDMFLQAGSTGELARRRGMEQLGFWRKVAEHPAYDSFWQQQAMDRVLAERPLTVPTLLVHSLYDAEDIYGAIAVWKALKPKDSGNLLHLAMGPWNHGGEIGDGSSLGPLKFSQDTGLQFRQNVLRAFLEEHLREKGPKADLAPVTAFETGTNAWRRLPGWPVAGGGTAIAATPFYLGAGLKVRVTPPKAGEAPFEAYVSNPAKPVPFRARPILPVGYDALHTWPQWLTDDQREASGRTDVLAFISEPLSAPLRISGEPVANLVAATSGTDADWVVKVIDVYPDEVAAQPAMGGFQLMVSADIFRGRYRESLDAPKALKADAPLVYRFALPTANHVFLPGHRVMVQIQSSWFPLYDRNPQTFVPNIFFAKPEDYRPATQRIYHAPGQASFVELPVVK; encoded by the coding sequence ATGCTGCGATCCGGTTTCCTTCCCATGGCCACGTTGACATTGACTCTGGTCCCGGGTGGCCTCCAGGCCCAGGCACCAAGCCAGCCCAATGAAATGCCGGCGGCCTTCAAGGTGGCCACGGACAGCTGGGACTACCTCCGCCGCGAAGAGATGATTCCCATGCGGGATGGGACTCGGCTGCGCACCATCATCCTGATTCCGAAGGGTGCCAAGGAGGCACCGATCCTCCTCACGCGCACGCCCTACAACGCCGCGGAGCTCACAGGTCACGCCCATAGCGCCCACCTGGAGCCCATCCTGCAGGGCTACGACAACGTCGCGGATCTCATCGTGGAGGGCGGTTACATCCGTGTGGTGCAGGACATTCGAGGGAAATACGGTTCCGAAGGCGAGTACGTCATGAACCGTCCCTTGCAGGGACCGCTGAACCCCAGCGCGGTGGATCACAGCACCGACACCTACGACACCATCGACTGGCTGGTGAAGCACCTGCCCGAAAGCAATGGCCGCGTGGGCATCCTGGGCATCTCGTACGACGGGTTCCTGCCCCTGATGGCCCTCGTGAATCCCCATCCCGCGCTGAAGGCGGCCGTGCCCATGAACCCCATGGTCGATGGCTGGCGCGGCGATGACTGGTTCCACAACGGTGCCTTCCGCGCCCAGAACCTGACCTACATCTACGAGCAGCAGGCCACCCGCGGCAACGACGCCAAGTGGTGGAGCAGCCACTACGACGACTACGACATGTTCCTGCAAGCGGGCTCCACGGGCGAATTGGCCCGCCGCCGGGGCATGGAGCAGCTGGGCTTCTGGCGGAAGGTCGCCGAGCATCCTGCCTACGACAGCTTCTGGCAGCAGCAGGCCATGGACCGGGTGCTGGCGGAGCGACCGCTGACCGTGCCCACCCTGCTGGTGCACAGCCTCTACGATGCGGAGGACATCTACGGGGCCATCGCCGTGTGGAAGGCCCTCAAACCCAAGGACAGTGGGAACCTGCTGCACCTGGCCATGGGGCCCTGGAATCACGGCGGTGAGATCGGGGATGGCAGCAGCCTGGGGCCGCTGAAATTCAGCCAGGACACTGGCCTGCAGTTCCGCCAGAACGTGCTGCGGGCTTTCCTGGAAGAACACCTGCGCGAGAAGGGGCCCAAGGCCGACCTGGCGCCGGTGACGGCCTTCGAAACCGGCACCAACGCGTGGCGCCGCTTGCCGGGCTGGCCTGTGGCTGGCGGGGGTACCGCCATCGCGGCCACGCCCTTCTACCTGGGCGCGGGCCTGAAGGTGAGGGTCACGCCGCCGAAGGCCGGGGAGGCTCCCTTCGAAGCCTACGTGTCGAATCCCGCCAAGCCCGTGCCCTTCAGAGCCCGCCCCATTCTGCCTGTGGGCTACGACGCCCTGCATACTTGGCCGCAGTGGCTCACGGATGATCAGCGCGAGGCCTCCGGCCGCACCGATGTCCTGGCCTTCATCTCCGAACCCCTGAGCGCGCCCTTGCGCATCAGCGGCGAGCCGGTGGCCAACCTTGTGGCTGCCACCAGCGGCACCGATGCCGATTGGGTGGTGAAGGTGATCGATGTCTATCCGGATGAAGTGGCCGCGCAGCCGGCCATGGGTGGGTTCCAGCTCATGGTTTCCGCGGACATCTTCCGGGGCCGCTACCGGGAGAGCCTCGACGCGCCGAAGGCGCTCAAAGCCGATGCACCCCTGGTCTACCGCTTCGCCCTGCCCACGGCCAACCATGTCTTCCTGCCGGGCCACCGCGTGATGGTGCAGATCCAGTCCAGCTGGTTCCCCCTCTACGACCGCAATCCCCAGACCTTCGTCCCCAACATCTTTTTTGCGAAACCCGAGGATTACCGCCCCGCCACTCAGCGCATCTATCACGCCCCCGGCCAGGCCAGCTTCGTGGAACTGCCGGTGGTGAAGTGA
- a CDS encoding YncE family protein — translation MQRPWILCLTLLTAATLLHAQAKLPSFVSTTPIGGSGGWDYIAVNPENHHLYVSHATQMHVVDPSTHTVVTTIANTPGIHGTAFAPELSRAFLTCGGDNTVLVVDTKSFKRVATLKATGKKPDAALYEPTTKRVFIMNNGGDNITAFDAATLKTVGSIALGGAPEFAQADGQGRVFVNLEDKNAVAVIDAATLKVVAEWPLAPHATPTGMAIDVEHQRLFVGCRSKQLVVLDAASGKLLAALPIGAGVDACAFDPGTQRVFASCKDGTVAVIEAAVPDTYRVAGILKTEPGSKTMALDPSNHRIFVPAAGAKGTPGDPKAGFQVLMYE, via the coding sequence ATGCAACGCCCGTGGATCCTGTGTCTGACCCTGCTGACTGCAGCAACCTTGCTTCACGCCCAAGCCAAGCTGCCCAGTTTCGTCTCGACCACCCCAATCGGCGGCTCCGGCGGATGGGACTACATCGCCGTGAACCCCGAGAACCATCACCTGTATGTCTCCCATGCAACCCAGATGCATGTGGTGGATCCCAGCACCCACACCGTCGTCACGACCATCGCCAACACGCCTGGCATCCACGGCACCGCCTTTGCCCCTGAATTGTCCCGGGCCTTCCTCACCTGTGGCGGCGACAACACGGTGCTGGTCGTCGATACGAAGAGCTTCAAGCGTGTGGCCACCCTCAAGGCCACGGGGAAGAAGCCAGACGCCGCGCTCTACGAGCCCACCACCAAGCGGGTGTTCATCATGAACAATGGCGGAGACAACATCACAGCCTTCGACGCGGCCACGCTGAAAACGGTGGGGAGTATTGCGCTCGGAGGAGCCCCGGAATTCGCCCAGGCGGATGGCCAAGGGCGGGTGTTCGTGAACCTGGAAGATAAGAACGCCGTGGCGGTCATCGATGCCGCCACGCTCAAGGTGGTGGCGGAGTGGCCGCTGGCGCCCCATGCCACGCCCACTGGCATGGCCATCGATGTCGAACACCAGCGCCTCTTCGTGGGCTGCCGCAGCAAGCAGCTGGTGGTGCTCGATGCCGCATCGGGCAAGCTGCTGGCGGCCCTGCCCATCGGGGCTGGTGTGGATGCCTGCGCCTTTGACCCGGGAACGCAGCGTGTCTTTGCTTCCTGCAAGGATGGAACCGTGGCGGTGATCGAAGCGGCGGTTCCGGACACCTACCGGGTGGCGGGAATTCTAAAGACGGAACCGGGATCCAAGACCATGGCCCTCGACCCGAGCAACCACAGGATCTTCGTTCCCGCCGCCGGAGCCAAGGGCACCCCGGGCGATCCCAAGGCCGGATTCCAGGTCTTGATGTACGAGTAG
- a CDS encoding metallophosphoesterase — protein MIKRLALLLSLACFAGSLSATDIPVKKPAAAPAPKVKVALWGDSRENLDQATEQIASVLLSDITDWDVQVHSGDFTHRGGEKDWQRTLQVKGIDKLFVKGRFLLSTSNHDCDENQTPECRAVYDKYTKDVLPTNSLNHTTHFYAWDKGNVHIVFCDGFFTDAATMQTWLDGYLKTVPKGDWLIGVWHDPAYGITYKENYLATCGPWLKALHEHGAKFVMNGHAHVYVRTKPMLPDGTLDAKSGIVHLINGTGGASWKDPIAPDAKIAFTPTVRSFPCITFLTFEGDTATLQTVDARPGSKLKVIDEFKWTK, from the coding sequence ATGATCAAGCGACTTGCTCTTTTACTCTCATTGGCCTGCTTCGCCGGGAGTCTTTCGGCTACGGATATTCCCGTCAAGAAGCCAGCAGCCGCTCCGGCTCCGAAGGTCAAGGTGGCTCTCTGGGGGGACTCCCGCGAGAACCTGGACCAGGCCACAGAGCAGATCGCGTCAGTGTTGCTCAGCGACATCACTGACTGGGATGTGCAGGTGCATAGCGGAGATTTCACGCACCGGGGCGGTGAGAAGGATTGGCAGCGCACCCTCCAGGTCAAGGGCATCGACAAACTCTTCGTGAAGGGCCGCTTCCTGCTGAGCACCAGCAACCACGACTGCGATGAAAACCAGACGCCCGAGTGCCGAGCTGTCTATGACAAGTACACAAAGGACGTGCTGCCCACGAACTCGCTGAACCACACCACGCATTTTTATGCATGGGACAAGGGGAATGTTCATATCGTCTTCTGCGATGGCTTCTTCACCGATGCCGCCACCATGCAGACCTGGCTGGATGGCTACCTGAAGACCGTGCCCAAGGGTGATTGGCTCATTGGCGTCTGGCACGATCCGGCCTATGGCATCACCTACAAGGAGAACTACCTGGCCACCTGCGGCCCTTGGTTGAAGGCCCTTCACGAGCATGGGGCCAAGTTCGTCATGAACGGCCATGCCCATGTCTACGTTCGCACCAAGCCCATGCTTCCGGATGGCACCCTCGACGCCAAGTCCGGCATCGTACACCTCATCAATGGCACCGGCGGGGCCAGCTGGAAAGATCCCATAGCCCCCGATGCGAAAATTGCATTTACGCCGACCGTGCGATCCTTTCCATGCATTACCTTCCTGACGTTTGAAGGCGACACTGCCACCCTTCAGACTGTGGATGCGCGACCCGGATCCAAGCTGAAAGTCATCGACGAATTCAAGTGGACGAAGTAA
- the cobB gene encoding Sir2 family NAD+-dependent deacetylase has product MTSALNARVVILTGAGISAESGLRTFRAADGLWENHRVEDVATPQAFQRNPDLVYRFYNERRRSLATVQPNAAHLALARLEQAWSGDFLLVTQNVDDLHDRAGSRNLLHMHGELLKAQCLACRADMVWPGDMDRDSPCPICGHGPVRPHIVWFGEMPLEMDRIYQALDRCDLFLAIGTSGHVYPAAGFVEAVGPRARTLELNLEPSLAASAFLERRIGKATELVPAFVEELLG; this is encoded by the coding sequence ATGACCTCCGCCCTAAATGCCAGGGTCGTCATTCTCACCGGCGCGGGCATTTCCGCGGAGAGCGGGCTGCGTACCTTCCGGGCCGCCGATGGCCTCTGGGAGAACCATCGCGTGGAGGATGTGGCCACGCCCCAGGCTTTCCAGCGGAACCCCGATCTGGTCTACCGCTTCTACAACGAACGTCGCCGCAGCCTCGCCACCGTGCAGCCCAATGCTGCCCACCTGGCCCTGGCCCGGCTCGAACAGGCGTGGAGCGGCGACTTCCTCCTGGTCACGCAAAATGTCGACGACCTCCATGACCGCGCCGGTTCCCGAAACCTGCTGCACATGCACGGCGAGCTGCTGAAGGCCCAGTGCCTGGCCTGTCGGGCTGACATGGTGTGGCCTGGCGACATGGATCGCGACAGCCCATGTCCAATCTGTGGACATGGCCCAGTCCGGCCACACATCGTCTGGTTCGGCGAGATGCCCCTGGAGATGGACCGCATCTACCAGGCCCTGGACCGCTGCGACCTCTTCCTGGCCATCGGCACCAGCGGCCACGTCTACCCCGCCGCGGGCTTTGTGGAGGCCGTGGGCCCCAGGGCCCGTACGCTGGAACTGAACCTTGAACCCAGCCTCGCGGCCAGCGCCTTCCTCGAACGCCGCATCGGCAAGGCCACTGAACTGGTGCCGGCCTTCGTGGAGGAGCTGTTGGGCTGA